The Microbacterium sp. SORGH_AS_0862 genome has a segment encoding these proteins:
- a CDS encoding prolyl oligopeptidase family serine peptidase has protein sequence MTAPIPYGSWPSPVSAADVASASTRFDGARFIGEEIWWAQSVPEEGGRMAVRRRRDGRTADVLPAPWSARSRVHEYGGGAWCAAEDGRLFFVEGSDQRVYLLGTDGAPTPLTAEEVGTAFGGLVWASGRLLAVRERAAASGGERAIVEISLDGAGARVVARGDDFVAQPALSPDGRRLAWIGWNHPDLPWDRTRLHVARLRDGVVFDEISVTDGAASALQPLWTGSDELLYLDDTSGRWQVQRVRPDTGERSVLTHDDADTGGALWTLGMRWFAPLEDGRIVAVRTNGEDSVVVIDPADGTIRSVGVDGASQTFLEDARGTRLLVTTASASAPLGLWLVDADGAAPPERLAGDDLSALEAWLPAPRAMTADGVHGPVHAYFYPPTHPELRGPDDELAPCLVWVHGGPTAHVGPAASRKIAYFTSRGIGVLDVNYSGSTGYGRAYRERLRGQWGVADVDDVIAAARHLAAAGLADPERLAIEGGSAGGWTVLSALTRGDVFAAGVSRYGVGDARALVADTHDFESRYLDGLIGPLPETADVYIERSPLTHPDRFRVPLLILQGTEDRVVPPAQAEAIRDALRHQGVPHAYVLYDGEGHGFRRRETTIDALTSELAFLGEVFGFATDAPELPLSIGALRIADGPDGRTVRIDPESDTVHAERDLRVVVSREPLRPLFARPHTSGWAETLRGAGFTATADDPDLFVLLPALDGE, from the coding sequence ATGACCGCCCCCATCCCCTACGGTTCCTGGCCCTCGCCCGTCTCCGCCGCCGATGTCGCGAGCGCCTCCACGCGCTTCGACGGTGCGCGGTTCATCGGCGAGGAGATCTGGTGGGCGCAGTCGGTGCCGGAGGAGGGCGGCCGCATGGCGGTGCGCCGCCGGCGCGACGGCCGGACTGCGGACGTCCTTCCCGCTCCCTGGAGCGCCCGGTCCCGGGTGCACGAGTACGGCGGCGGCGCGTGGTGCGCGGCTGAGGACGGGCGACTGTTCTTCGTGGAAGGAAGCGATCAGCGCGTCTACCTCCTCGGCACGGACGGCGCCCCGACCCCGCTCACGGCAGAGGAGGTCGGCACGGCGTTCGGCGGCCTTGTGTGGGCGTCCGGCCGACTGCTCGCGGTGCGCGAGCGCGCCGCCGCATCCGGCGGCGAGCGCGCGATCGTCGAGATCTCGCTGGACGGCGCCGGTGCTCGGGTCGTCGCGCGCGGTGACGACTTCGTCGCCCAGCCGGCGCTGTCTCCCGACGGCCGCCGTCTCGCATGGATCGGATGGAATCACCCCGATCTGCCGTGGGACCGCACCCGTCTGCACGTCGCACGTCTGCGCGACGGCGTGGTCTTCGATGAGATCAGCGTCACGGACGGCGCCGCCTCGGCGCTCCAGCCGTTGTGGACCGGCTCCGACGAGCTGCTCTACCTCGATGACACGTCCGGCCGCTGGCAGGTGCAGCGCGTGCGACCCGATACCGGGGAGCGCAGCGTCCTGACCCACGACGACGCCGACACGGGCGGCGCGCTGTGGACGCTCGGGATGCGGTGGTTCGCGCCGCTCGAGGACGGACGGATCGTCGCTGTGCGCACGAACGGCGAGGACTCGGTGGTGGTGATCGATCCTGCCGACGGCACGATCCGCTCCGTCGGCGTGGACGGTGCCTCCCAGACATTCCTCGAGGATGCGCGCGGTACGCGCCTGCTCGTCACGACGGCTTCCGCATCCGCCCCGCTCGGACTCTGGCTCGTGGATGCGGACGGCGCAGCACCGCCGGAACGGCTGGCCGGCGACGACCTCTCCGCACTCGAAGCGTGGTTGCCCGCACCCCGCGCGATGACCGCCGACGGAGTCCACGGTCCCGTGCACGCCTACTTCTACCCGCCGACGCATCCGGAGCTCCGCGGGCCCGACGACGAGCTCGCCCCCTGCCTCGTGTGGGTGCACGGCGGTCCGACCGCGCACGTGGGTCCCGCTGCGTCCCGCAAGATCGCGTACTTCACGAGCCGCGGCATCGGGGTCCTCGATGTCAACTACTCCGGCTCGACCGGCTACGGGCGCGCCTACCGTGAGCGGTTGCGCGGCCAGTGGGGCGTCGCCGACGTGGACGACGTGATCGCGGCGGCCCGACACCTCGCCGCGGCAGGTCTCGCCGATCCGGAACGGCTCGCGATCGAAGGCGGATCCGCGGGCGGCTGGACGGTGCTCTCGGCCCTCACGCGCGGCGACGTCTTCGCCGCAGGCGTCTCGCGGTACGGCGTCGGCGACGCGCGCGCCCTCGTCGCGGATACGCACGACTTCGAGTCGCGCTATCTCGACGGGCTCATCGGCCCCCTGCCGGAGACGGCTGACGTCTACATCGAACGCTCGCCGCTGACGCACCCCGACCGCTTCCGTGTGCCGTTGCTGATCCTCCAAGGCACGGAGGATCGCGTCGTCCCGCCCGCGCAGGCCGAGGCCATCCGGGACGCTCTGCGCCACCAGGGGGTCCCCCACGCGTACGTCCTGTACGACGGCGAGGGGCACGGGTTCCGTCGCCGCGAGACGACGATCGACGCGCTCACGTCTGAGCTCGCGTTCCTCGGCGAGGTGTTCGGCTTCGCCACGGACGCACCCGAGCTGCCGCTGTCGATCGGCGCGTTGCGCATCGCCGACGGCCCGGACGGGCGAACGGTGCGCATCGACCCCGAGAGCGACACCGTGCACGCGGAGCGCGACCTGCGCGTGGTCGTCTCGCGCGAGCCCCTGCGTCCGCTCTTCGCCCGCCCGCACACCTCTGGCTGGGCCGAGACCCTGCGAGGGGCGGGCTTCACGGCGACGGCGGACGATCCGGACCTGTTCGTCCTGCTCCCCGCCCTCGACGGGGAATGA
- the lexA gene encoding transcriptional repressor LexA, with protein sequence MATNQKPQTRRRKSLSDKQLAILEVIQHSIARHGYPPSMREIGDAVGLKSLSSVTHQLNQLELSGYLRRDPGKTRAMEVLIDLPGTAAENPADAAPAVGDAALVPLVGRIAAGVPITADQHVEEIFPLPRQLVGKGDLFMLKVSGDSMIDAAICDGDWVVVRSQPTAENGDIVAAMLDGEATVKTFRRRDGHVWLLPRNTAFEPILGDDAVVLGKVVALMRAV encoded by the coding sequence ATGGCCACCAACCAGAAGCCGCAGACCCGCCGGCGCAAGAGCCTCAGCGACAAGCAGCTCGCGATCCTCGAGGTCATCCAGCACTCGATCGCACGCCACGGCTACCCGCCGAGCATGCGCGAGATCGGGGATGCGGTCGGGCTGAAGTCGCTCTCGAGCGTCACGCACCAGCTCAACCAGCTGGAGCTCTCCGGCTATCTCCGGCGCGACCCCGGCAAGACGCGTGCGATGGAGGTCCTGATCGATCTGCCGGGCACCGCCGCCGAGAACCCGGCCGACGCCGCACCCGCCGTGGGCGACGCCGCGCTGGTTCCGCTCGTGGGGCGTATCGCGGCGGGTGTGCCGATCACGGCCGACCAGCACGTCGAAGAGATCTTCCCACTGCCCCGCCAGCTCGTGGGCAAGGGCGATCTGTTCATGCTGAAGGTGTCGGGAGACTCGATGATCGACGCCGCGATCTGCGACGGCGACTGGGTTGTGGTCCGTTCGCAGCCGACGGCGGAGAACGGCGACATCGTCGCCGCGATGCTCGACGGGGAGGCGACCGTGAAGACGTTCCGGCGCCGCGACGGACACGTATGGCTGCTGCCGCGCAACACGGCCTTCGAGCCGATCCTCGGCGACGATGCCGTCGTCCTCGGCAAGGTCGTCGCTCTGATGCGCGCGGTCTGA
- the hflX gene encoding GTPase HflX: MTETPPSTDEQRLDDVDRVLSRADSRARMRGPLAGAQALQDAATVADGFGDGEQFDREERQALRRVGGLSTELEDVTEVEYRQLRLENVVLVGVHPQGATEDAENSLRELAALAETAGAVVLDGVLQRRPHPDPATYIGRGKAEELRDIVAAVGADTVIADTELAASQRRALEDVVKVKVIDRTTVILDIFSQHAKSREGKAQVELAQLEYLLPRLRGWGESMSRQAGGQVGAGGAGMGSRGPGETKIELDRRRIRTRMAQLRRQIRDFAPARDAKRAERKRNTIPAVAIAGYTNAGKSSLLNRLTRAGVLVENALFATLDATVRRSVTEDGRIYTLTDTVGFVRNLPHQLVEAFRSTLEEVGDADVIVHVVDGSHPDPAAQLATVHDVIGDVGARDTREIVVFNKADLIDDDARLLLRGLVPSAVFVSSRTGEGIDELRQVIEDALPLPEVELRVLLPYDRGDLVSAVHEHGMIYEETHEAEGTALHARVGAALAGRLEAFLA; this comes from the coding sequence ATGACAGAAACACCCCCGTCCACCGACGAGCAGCGGCTCGACGACGTCGACCGGGTGCTCTCGCGAGCGGATTCTCGCGCACGGATGCGCGGCCCTCTGGCCGGAGCGCAGGCGCTGCAGGATGCGGCGACCGTCGCGGACGGCTTCGGCGACGGTGAGCAGTTCGACCGCGAGGAGCGTCAGGCGCTGCGCCGCGTCGGCGGCCTGTCCACTGAGCTCGAGGACGTCACGGAGGTCGAGTACCGCCAGCTGCGGCTCGAGAACGTCGTCCTCGTGGGTGTCCACCCGCAGGGTGCGACCGAGGACGCCGAGAACTCGCTGCGTGAGCTCGCGGCCCTCGCCGAGACGGCAGGCGCCGTCGTGCTGGACGGCGTGCTTCAGCGCAGGCCGCATCCTGACCCCGCGACGTACATCGGCCGCGGCAAGGCGGAGGAGCTGCGCGACATCGTCGCCGCCGTCGGCGCCGACACCGTCATCGCCGACACCGAGCTCGCCGCGAGCCAGCGGCGTGCGCTCGAAGACGTCGTCAAGGTCAAGGTGATCGATCGCACGACGGTGATCCTCGACATCTTCAGCCAGCACGCGAAGAGCCGTGAGGGCAAGGCCCAGGTCGAGCTCGCGCAGCTCGAGTACCTCCTTCCGCGTCTGCGCGGTTGGGGAGAGTCGATGAGCCGGCAGGCCGGTGGCCAGGTCGGCGCCGGCGGCGCAGGCATGGGTTCCCGCGGCCCCGGTGAGACGAAGATCGAGCTCGATCGCCGCCGCATCCGCACCCGGATGGCGCAGCTGCGTCGTCAGATCCGCGACTTCGCTCCGGCCCGCGACGCCAAGCGCGCAGAGCGCAAGCGCAATACGATTCCCGCTGTCGCGATCGCCGGATACACGAACGCCGGCAAGTCGAGCCTCTTGAACCGCCTCACACGCGCCGGCGTCCTCGTCGAGAACGCGTTGTTCGCCACGCTGGATGCGACCGTCCGCCGCTCGGTGACCGAAGACGGGCGGATCTACACGCTGACCGACACCGTCGGCTTCGTCCGCAACCTCCCGCACCAGCTGGTCGAGGCGTTCCGTTCCACGCTGGAAGAGGTCGGGGACGCCGATGTCATCGTGCATGTCGTCGACGGCTCGCACCCCGATCCCGCGGCTCAACTCGCGACCGTCCACGACGTGATCGGCGATGTGGGGGCGCGTGACACGCGTGAGATCGTCGTGTTCAACAAGGCGGACCTCATCGACGACGACGCGCGGCTGCTGCTGCGGGGCCTCGTGCCGTCAGCCGTGTTCGTGTCGTCTCGCACGGGCGAGGGCATCGACGAGCTCCGGCAGGTCATCGAGGATGCGCTTCCCCTGCCGGAGGTCGAGTTGCGGGTGCTGCTGCCCTACGATCGCGGCGACCTCGTCTCGGCCGTGCACGAGCACGGGATGATCTACGAGGAGACGCACGAGGCGGAGGGCACGGCCCTCCACGCCCGCGTCGGCGCCGCGCTCGCCGGCAGGCTCGAGGCCTTCCTGGCCTGA
- a CDS encoding LysM peptidoglycan-binding domain-containing protein, whose protein sequence is MSTIEFAAPVATRLRLTARGRRVLAWLVALPVIAALAVGVISGGSALASHEPGAAAGSFEMVTVMAGESLWSIAEEVAPQDDPRDVVDAIMRLNTLPGAQVSAGQRLAIPAEYTSGE, encoded by the coding sequence ATGAGCACGATCGAGTTCGCCGCCCCCGTCGCCACCCGCCTGCGCCTGACGGCGCGCGGTCGTCGGGTGCTCGCCTGGCTCGTCGCTCTGCCCGTCATCGCGGCGCTGGCCGTCGGAGTGATCAGCGGCGGATCCGCTCTGGCCTCCCACGAGCCCGGAGCGGCCGCCGGTTCGTTCGAGATGGTCACCGTGATGGCGGGGGAGTCGCTGTGGTCGATCGCGGAAGAGGTCGCCCCGCAAGACGACCCGCGCGATGTCGTCGACGCGATCATGCGGCTCAACACCCTGCCGGGCGCGCAGGTGAGCGCGGGCCAGCGTCTGGCCATCCCGGCGGAGTACACCTCGGGCGAGTGA
- the hisB gene encoding imidazoleglycerol-phosphate dehydratase HisB, whose product MTAQPVSHRTAELSRATSESQIELSLDLDGTGKSSISTSVPFFDHLLTAFAKHSLTDLTVRATGDTHIDAHHTVEDVSIVLGQAIRAALGDKSGIARYGDALVPLDEALAQAVVDISGRPYLVHDGEPDGYAFHLIGGHFTGSLVRHAFEAIAYNAALTVHVRVLGGRDPHHIAEAEFKAFARAFRQAKALDPLVDGIPSTKGAL is encoded by the coding sequence ATGACCGCGCAGCCCGTATCGCACCGCACCGCAGAGCTCAGCCGGGCCACGAGCGAGTCGCAGATCGAGCTCTCGCTCGACCTCGACGGCACCGGGAAGAGCTCGATCTCGACGAGCGTCCCCTTCTTCGACCACCTGCTGACGGCGTTCGCGAAGCACTCGCTCACCGATCTGACGGTGCGGGCCACGGGTGACACCCACATCGACGCCCACCACACCGTGGAAGACGTATCGATCGTGCTCGGTCAGGCGATCCGTGCCGCTCTGGGAGACAAGAGCGGCATCGCACGCTACGGCGACGCCCTCGTGCCGCTCGACGAGGCGCTCGCGCAGGCGGTGGTGGACATCAGCGGCCGTCCCTACCTCGTGCACGACGGCGAGCCCGACGGGTATGCCTTCCACCTGATCGGCGGTCACTTCACCGGGTCGCTCGTGCGCCACGCCTTCGAGGCGATCGCCTACAACGCCGCTCTGACGGTGCACGTGCGCGTACTGGGCGGCCGTGACCCGCACCACATCGCCGAGGCGGAGTTCAAGGCGTTCGCACGTGCGTTCCGTCAGGCCAAGGCTCTCGACCCCCTCGTCGACGGCATCCCGAGCACGAAGGGCGCCCTGTGA
- a CDS encoding histidinol-phosphate transaminase has protein sequence MDRVTISLDDLPIRDDLRGLKPYGAPQAPLPVALNVNENTHPVPADVASDILASIGAALEQVNRYPDREFTRLREAFAGYLGGGLVAEQIWAANGSNEVLQHVLQAFAGPGRTAFGFAPTYSMYPLLTRATGADWVAGTRAADYSLSAASAAEQVRRADPDVIFLCAPNNPTGTPMTLDVIEAVYAASRGIVIVDEAYQEFAPRDTASAVSLLPGRERLVVSRTMSKAFAFAGARVGYLAADPAVVDALRLVRLPYHLSALTQAAAEAALRHADTMLGMVDEIVAQRDRISRELAAMGYRPHESWTNFVLFGGVADPAAVWQALYERGVLIRDVGIPGHLRVTAGTEAETTAFLAAMASIDSQA, from the coding sequence ATGGACCGCGTGACGATCAGCCTCGACGATTTGCCGATCCGCGACGACCTGCGCGGACTCAAGCCCTACGGTGCACCCCAAGCGCCGCTCCCGGTGGCGTTGAACGTCAACGAGAACACGCATCCGGTCCCGGCAGATGTCGCGTCCGACATCCTCGCGTCGATCGGCGCCGCTCTCGAACAGGTCAATCGCTACCCCGATCGCGAGTTCACCCGCTTGCGGGAGGCTTTCGCAGGCTATCTCGGCGGCGGTCTCGTGGCGGAGCAGATCTGGGCGGCGAACGGGTCCAACGAGGTCCTGCAGCACGTCCTGCAGGCTTTCGCAGGTCCTGGGCGCACCGCCTTCGGCTTCGCGCCGACGTACTCGATGTACCCGCTGCTCACCCGCGCGACGGGGGCGGACTGGGTCGCAGGCACCCGGGCCGCGGACTACAGCCTGAGCGCCGCGTCCGCCGCAGAGCAGGTGCGTCGGGCGGACCCGGATGTGATCTTCCTCTGCGCGCCGAACAATCCGACCGGCACGCCCATGACGCTCGACGTCATCGAGGCGGTGTACGCGGCCAGCCGCGGCATCGTGATCGTCGACGAGGCTTATCAGGAGTTCGCTCCGCGTGACACCGCGTCGGCGGTCTCGCTCCTGCCCGGACGCGAGCGGCTCGTCGTCTCCCGGACGATGAGCAAGGCGTTCGCCTTCGCGGGCGCGCGGGTCGGCTATCTGGCTGCCGACCCCGCCGTCGTCGACGCTCTTCGCCTGGTGCGGCTGCCGTACCACCTCAGCGCGCTGACCCAGGCGGCCGCGGAGGCCGCGCTGCGTCACGCCGACACGATGCTCGGCATGGTCGATGAGATCGTCGCCCAGCGCGATCGCATCAGCCGCGAGCTGGCCGCGATGGGGTACCGCCCGCACGAGTCATGGACCAATTTCGTCCTGTTCGGCGGTGTCGCCGACCCCGCGGCCGTGTGGCAGGCGCTGTACGAGCGCGGCGTCCTCATCCGCGACGTCGGCATCCCCGGCCACCTGCGCGTCACCGCGGGGACGGAGGCCGAGACGACGGCGTTCCTGGCGGCCATGGCGTCGATAGACTCGCAGGCATGA
- the hisH gene encoding imidazole glycerol phosphate synthase subunit HisH has protein sequence MSDAPLVAVLDYGSGNVHSAVKALAAAGADARLTADRGLIQDADGLLVPGVGAFRAVAESLRASKGDELIGRRLAGGRAVLGICVGMQVLFEHGVERGEATDGLGEWPGTVTELDAPVLPHMGWNTVSPDAGSRLFAGLEEERFYFVHSFAAQQWTMPPQAPFAEPVLTWATHGSPFLAAVENGPLSATQFHPEKSGAAGIRLLANWISTLRPQ, from the coding sequence GTGAGCGACGCGCCGCTGGTCGCCGTCCTCGACTACGGGTCGGGAAACGTCCACTCCGCAGTGAAGGCTCTGGCCGCAGCCGGCGCCGACGCACGGCTCACCGCCGACCGCGGACTCATCCAGGATGCCGACGGACTGCTCGTGCCGGGCGTCGGAGCGTTCCGTGCGGTGGCGGAGTCGCTGCGCGCGAGCAAGGGCGACGAACTCATCGGGCGGCGGTTGGCGGGCGGACGAGCGGTGCTCGGCATCTGCGTCGGTATGCAGGTGCTCTTCGAGCACGGCGTCGAGCGCGGTGAAGCGACCGACGGGCTGGGGGAGTGGCCGGGCACGGTGACCGAGCTCGACGCGCCCGTTCTGCCGCACATGGGCTGGAACACGGTCTCGCCGGATGCGGGCTCGCGCCTGTTCGCGGGGCTCGAGGAGGAGCGTTTCTACTTCGTGCACTCCTTCGCTGCGCAGCAGTGGACGATGCCGCCCCAGGCACCGTTCGCCGAGCCGGTGCTCACATGGGCCACGCACGGCTCCCCGTTCCTGGCTGCGGTGGAGAACGGACCGCTCAGCGCCACGCAGTTCCACCCCGAGAAGTCGGGGGCTGCGGGCATCCGTCTCCTCGCCAATTGGATCAGCACGCTGCGACCCCAGTAG
- a CDS encoding MFS transporter, which yields MPSSSSVGIRSYRALPRIAGWDYLVATSLGRLPLSMVPLAVLTLVTSATGSIAVGGFAAAAAAIGEAVGAPSSGAIADRIGQRPVLLVGVVVHVALLLVLTWGAGHVSDAGTVALAAGIGLSLPQVGAFSRTRWLSLAPDDLPTAFAFEGVVDEISYIFGPAIVGLTAAFVSPQAATLLAGALVVAFATQFAVHRTHRSVPRRRQAPPRAAAPARRRTLLVTALVGMLAMGTFFGASQTGLTAFAERIGIPDAGALLYAVMAVGSAITTLSMVLVPERIGTWTRWSVAACGMTLGASLMLVADDVVWIIGAGLVAGAFQGPLLLTIFRVVGDAADEGRAGILLTLTTSGIVLGIAAGSALSGLLAQNLGAAAGFAPVVTATLVLLVMGVVGAASARGGARPASR from the coding sequence ATGCCCTCTTCCTCCTCCGTCGGCATCCGCTCGTACCGCGCCCTGCCGCGCATCGCGGGTTGGGACTATCTCGTCGCCACGAGCCTGGGCCGCCTTCCCCTGTCGATGGTCCCGCTCGCCGTCCTGACGCTCGTGACCTCTGCCACGGGGTCGATCGCCGTCGGCGGCTTCGCCGCCGCAGCAGCCGCGATCGGCGAGGCCGTGGGCGCTCCCTCCTCCGGGGCGATCGCCGACCGCATCGGGCAACGTCCGGTGCTCCTCGTCGGCGTCGTCGTGCACGTCGCACTGCTCCTCGTCCTGACGTGGGGCGCAGGGCACGTCTCCGACGCCGGGACCGTCGCTCTTGCCGCCGGGATCGGGCTGAGCCTTCCGCAGGTCGGCGCGTTCTCCCGCACACGGTGGCTCTCGCTCGCGCCGGACGATCTGCCGACCGCGTTCGCCTTCGAGGGCGTCGTCGACGAGATCTCCTACATCTTCGGACCCGCCATCGTGGGCCTCACCGCCGCGTTCGTGTCACCGCAGGCGGCCACGCTGCTCGCCGGCGCGCTCGTGGTCGCCTTCGCGACGCAGTTCGCCGTGCACCGCACGCACCGAAGCGTGCCGCGGCGGCGACAGGCGCCGCCGCGGGCAGCAGCCCCCGCCCGGCGCCGGACCCTGCTGGTCACCGCGCTGGTCGGAATGCTGGCGATGGGCACGTTCTTCGGCGCGAGCCAGACGGGTCTCACCGCCTTCGCGGAACGCATCGGCATCCCGGATGCGGGTGCGCTCCTGTACGCCGTCATGGCGGTGGGCTCGGCGATCACGACGCTGTCGATGGTGCTGGTCCCCGAGCGGATCGGCACCTGGACACGATGGAGCGTGGCCGCCTGCGGCATGACCCTGGGCGCGTCGCTCATGCTCGTCGCCGACGACGTCGTCTGGATCATCGGCGCGGGACTCGTCGCCGGCGCGTTCCAGGGTCCCCTGCTGCTGACGATCTTCCGTGTCGTGGGCGACGCCGCCGACGAAGGGCGCGCCGGCATCCTGCTGACCCTCACCACCAGCGGCATCGTGCTCGGCATCGCCGCGGGCTCCGCACTGTCCGGGCTCCTCGCGCAGAACCTGGGAGCCGCCGCGGGGTTCGCGCCCGTGGTCACGGCGACGCTCGTCCTGCTCGTGATGGGTGTGGTGGGCGCCGCGTCCGCGAGGGGCGGAGCACGCCCCGCATCCCGCTAG
- the priA gene encoding bifunctional 1-(5-phosphoribosyl)-5-((5-phosphoribosylamino)methylideneamino)imidazole-4-carboxamide isomerase/phosphoribosylanthranilate isomerase PriA yields MNDFASTPELILLPAVDVADGKAVRLTQGEAGSETSYGDPVDAAVEWARQGAQWIHLVDLDAAFGRGSNAAVMRRVIKQVKGVQVELSGGIRDDESLDAALESGATRINLGTAALENPEWAADVISRYGEAVAVGLDVRGTTLAARGWTREGGDLWAVLDRLEDAGCSRYVVTDVTKDGTLRGPNVELLREVTARTPKPVVASGGISSLDDIAALRELVPLGVEGAIVGKALYAGAFTLAEALDVAGR; encoded by the coding sequence ATGAACGATTTCGCGTCCACCCCTGAACTCATCCTTCTGCCGGCGGTCGATGTCGCCGACGGGAAGGCCGTCCGCCTCACCCAGGGGGAGGCCGGTAGCGAGACCAGCTACGGCGACCCGGTCGACGCTGCCGTCGAGTGGGCGCGGCAGGGCGCGCAGTGGATCCACCTCGTGGACCTCGACGCCGCGTTCGGCCGCGGCAGCAACGCCGCCGTGATGCGCCGGGTCATCAAGCAGGTGAAGGGCGTCCAGGTCGAGTTGTCGGGCGGGATCCGCGACGACGAGAGCCTCGACGCCGCGCTCGAGTCGGGAGCGACGCGCATCAACCTCGGCACGGCGGCGCTGGAGAACCCCGAGTGGGCGGCGGATGTCATCAGCCGTTACGGCGAGGCGGTCGCCGTCGGGCTGGACGTGCGTGGCACGACGCTCGCGGCACGCGGCTGGACGCGCGAGGGCGGCGACCTCTGGGCGGTGCTCGACCGCCTCGAGGACGCGGGCTGCAGCCGCTACGTCGTGACCGACGTCACCAAGGACGGCACGCTGCGGGGGCCCAACGTGGAACTGCTGCGCGAGGTCACGGCGCGCACTCCGAAGCCGGTCGTCGCCTCGGGCGGGATCTCGAGCCTCGACGACATCGCCGCGCTTCGCGAGCTGGTGCCGTTGGGCGTCGAAGGTGCCATCGTGGGCAAGGCCCTTTACGCCGGCGCGTTCACGTTGGCCGAGGCACTGGATGTCGCAGGACGCTGA
- a CDS encoding class I SAM-dependent methyltransferase, which yields MGSDHYFTASPASPENLRTIRVTVAGRDIDVTTAGGVFSPDRLDAGTAVLLGNTPPPPAGGHFLDLGCGWGPISISLALSSPHATVWAVDVNQRALDLVRRNAQNLGLTNVNAVTPDDVPEDIAFRTIRSNPPIRVGKNELHGMLERWIPRLDERSDAWLVVARNLGADSLQRWLAASFPAGFSVHRTATARGFRVLKIRRHGAEATAPITLP from the coding sequence ATGGGGAGTGACCACTACTTCACCGCGTCACCCGCCAGTCCCGAGAACCTCCGCACCATTCGTGTCACCGTGGCCGGTCGCGACATCGACGTGACGACGGCCGGCGGAGTGTTCAGCCCGGATCGACTGGATGCGGGCACCGCGGTGCTGCTGGGCAACACGCCGCCGCCTCCCGCCGGCGGCCACTTCCTCGACCTCGGATGCGGCTGGGGACCGATATCGATCTCGCTGGCACTCTCGTCGCCACACGCCACGGTGTGGGCTGTCGATGTCAACCAGCGCGCCCTCGATCTCGTCCGCCGCAACGCGCAGAACCTCGGCCTCACGAATGTCAACGCTGTGACCCCCGATGATGTTCCCGAGGACATCGCCTTCCGGACCATCCGCTCGAACCCCCCGATCCGTGTCGGCAAGAACGAACTGCACGGCATGCTCGAACGGTGGATCCCCCGACTGGACGAGCGCTCGGACGCGTGGCTCGTCGTCGCCCGCAACCTCGGCGCCGATTCGCTGCAGCGCTGGCTCGCCGCATCCTTTCCCGCCGGCTTCAGCGTGCACCGCACAGCGACGGCACGCGGTTTCCGCGTGCTCAAAATCCGTCGCCACGGAGCCGAGGCGACCGCTCCCATCACGTTGCCCTGA